A window of the Arachis duranensis cultivar V14167 chromosome 5, aradu.V14167.gnm2.J7QH, whole genome shotgun sequence genome harbors these coding sequences:
- the LOC107489240 gene encoding uncharacterized protein LOC107489240 translates to MAPRVKVKGVKSHRSSRTTAAAAISTTSTSFGTSVVPDFQSGSLSQQPYLMVPNPGYTGLPPPSWPTPGCMGPPPPPPPPISIPHLLRNSSLLVDSETPGSSSTSPLSETASVPNIITKERLVLDGKTSWLPFPPEIIKKRYDKPYKKFGDVPLPTKKLWFKEWKSHFLIDDDDDEFFWRAFKYRTSKRFSQMMSDIREGLDTTHEWLIPAYKKVLERYWETDEKWKNIRKKARENRASLLGGSVHCGGSFPLSSTIERMKKQLGRTPTHEEVFKEIHTLKSDKSKWVDKRSQDTREKFIKKLAEVQAQRAEAQAQGMELQPIDEDLIWEEVCGGQKKNRVYRKGSFFSSSIKSGTTSANSVSGRAPRNQNSVPDLREQIYNLNEELFQRVTQQTDERISKLLDIRLAPLEKTQKKLEKLERAIGKAKKEKLKQKRWNEAYVSYYEKVRASSSSSVVPLPPPLPPHSMSSDEGYDDDEDEDDTEDYS, encoded by the exons ATGGCTCCTCGGGTCAAGGTTAAAGGTGTCAAGAGTCATAGAAGTTCTCGCACCACTGCCGCAGCCGCTATTTCAACCACCTCCACCTCTTTTGGGACTTCGGTTGTGCCAGATTTTCAGTCAGGATCACTTAGCCAGCAACCGTATTTGATGGTACCTAATCCAGGCTACACGGGTCTTCCTCCACCAAGTTGGCCTACTCCAGGATGTATGGGTCCCCCTCCTCCACCCCCTCCTCCAATTTCGATTCCTCATCTGCTTCGCAATTCCAGTCTATTAGTTGATTCAGAGACACCTGGAAGCTCTAGTACATCTCCTCTATCAGAGACTGCATCGGTTCCTAATATTATCACAAAAGAAAGATTAGTTCTTGATGGAAAAACAAG TTGGTTACCTTTCCCTCCTG AGATCATCAAGAAACGATATGATAAACCGTACAAAAAGTTTGGAGATGTCCCTCTTCCGACAAAGAAGCTTTGGTTTAAGGAATGGAAG AGCCACTTTcttattgatgatgatgatgatgagtttttCTGGAGGGCTTTCAAGTATAGGACAAGTAAGCGATTTAGCCAAATGATGTCAGATATCCGTGAGGGTTTGGATACAACCCACGAATGGCTAATTCCTGCTTACAAAAAGGTGTTGGAAAGGTATTGGGAAACAGATGAGAaatggaaaaatataagaaaaaaagcAAGAGAGAATCGAGCATCACTCTTAGGTGGTTCTGTCCATTGCGGTGgttcttttccattgagctcaaCTATAGAGAGGATG AAGAAGCAGTTGGGCCGTACACCAACCCACGAGGAGGTCTTCAAAGAAATCCACACACTTAAAAGTGACAAGTCTAAATGGGTGGACAAGCGCTCTCAAGACACTCGT GAAAAGTTTATAAAAAAGTTGGCAGAAGTTCAGGCTCAACGTGCCGAGGCTCAAGCACAGGGAATGGAGCTACAACCAATTGATGAAGATTTGATTTGGGAGGAAGTGTGTGGTGGGCAAAAGAAGAATCGAGTTTACAGAAAAGGGTCATTCTTTTCTAGCTCTATCAAGTCTGGAACCACTTCTGCCAATTCTGTATCTGGAAGAGCACCAAGAAATCAAAATTCTGTTCCTGATTTGCGAGAACAGATTTATAATCTCAATGAAGAGCTTTTTCAGCGTGTTACTCAACAAACAGATGAGCGTATTAGTAAGTTGTTAGATATACGCTTGGCTCCTTTGGAAAAGACtcaaaagaaattagaaaagttGGAACGGGCAATTGGAAAGGCCAAGAAGGAAAAGCTGAAACAGAAGAGATGGAATGAGGCTTATGTTAGCTATTATGAGAAGGTTAGAGCATCAAGTAGTTCTAGTGTAGTTCCACTACCACCGCCACTGCCGCCACACTCAATGTCTTCGGATGAGggctatgatgatgatgaggatgaagatgacACTGAAGACTATAGCTGA